The following are encoded together in the Streptomyces rapamycinicus NRRL 5491 genome:
- a CDS encoding amino acid permease, translated as MSEQSLRQEDRQQHQAGSPAHVDAGDAGYSKSLKARHVNMIAIGGAIGTGLFLGAGGRLKDAGPSLALAYAVCGVFAFLVVRALGELVLHRPSSGAFVSYAREFLGEKGAFVAGWMYFLNWATTGVADITAVATYTHYWGMFTEIPQWAIALIALAVVLTVNLISVKIFGELEFWFAIIKVGALVVFMAIGIFLLVTREQVAGGSTGPSLITDHGGVFPHGVLPMLLVIQGVVFAYASVELVGVAAGETENPEKIMPKAINSIMWRVGLFYVGSVVLLSMLLPSGSYSGDESPFVTVLSKIGVPAAGGVMNLVVLTAAMSSLNSGLYSTGRILRSMAMSGSAPKFTGAMSRTHVPYGGILLTSFFCVLGVGLNYVVPDKAFEIVLNFAAIGILSTWAVIMLCHLLFWRRAQAGQVSRPGYRLPGSPYTEIVTLGFLASVLVLMWADGGASRLTVMALPAILAALVIGWYAARGRMKDPS; from the coding sequence GTGAGCGAGCAGTCCCTCCGGCAAGAAGACCGCCAACAGCACCAGGCCGGCAGCCCCGCGCACGTGGACGCGGGCGACGCCGGTTACAGCAAGTCCCTCAAGGCCCGGCACGTCAACATGATCGCCATCGGCGGCGCCATCGGCACCGGCCTCTTCCTCGGCGCCGGCGGGCGGCTCAAGGACGCCGGGCCGTCGCTGGCCCTGGCGTACGCGGTCTGCGGCGTCTTCGCCTTCCTGGTCGTACGCGCCCTGGGCGAGCTGGTGCTGCACCGGCCCTCCTCCGGCGCGTTCGTCTCCTACGCCCGTGAGTTCCTCGGCGAGAAGGGTGCCTTCGTCGCGGGCTGGATGTACTTCCTGAACTGGGCCACCACCGGGGTCGCCGACATCACGGCCGTGGCGACGTACACCCACTACTGGGGGATGTTCACCGAGATCCCGCAGTGGGCGATCGCCCTGATCGCGCTCGCCGTGGTGCTCACGGTCAATCTGATCTCGGTGAAGATCTTCGGTGAGCTGGAGTTCTGGTTCGCGATCATCAAGGTCGGCGCGCTCGTCGTCTTCATGGCGATCGGCATCTTCCTGCTGGTCACCCGCGAGCAGGTGGCCGGTGGCAGCACCGGCCCCAGCCTGATCACCGACCACGGCGGCGTCTTCCCGCACGGTGTGCTGCCGATGCTGCTGGTCATCCAGGGCGTCGTCTTCGCCTACGCCTCCGTGGAGCTGGTCGGCGTGGCCGCGGGCGAGACCGAGAACCCCGAGAAGATCATGCCCAAGGCGATCAACTCCATCATGTGGCGCGTGGGCCTGTTCTACGTCGGCTCCGTGGTGCTGCTCTCGATGCTGCTGCCCTCCGGCTCCTACTCGGGCGACGAGAGCCCGTTCGTCACCGTGCTTTCCAAGATCGGCGTCCCGGCGGCCGGCGGCGTGATGAACCTCGTCGTGCTCACCGCCGCGATGTCCAGCCTCAACTCGGGGCTGTACTCCACCGGCCGGATCCTGCGCTCGATGGCGATGTCCGGCTCCGCGCCCAAGTTCACCGGCGCCATGAGCCGCACCCATGTGCCCTACGGAGGCATCCTGCTCACGTCCTTCTTCTGCGTGCTGGGCGTGGGCCTGAACTATGTGGTGCCGGACAAGGCGTTCGAGATCGTGCTCAACTTCGCCGCGATCGGCATCCTCTCGACCTGGGCCGTGATCATGCTCTGTCATCTGCTGTTCTGGCGGCGGGCCCAGGCCGGCCAGGTCAGCCGCCCCGGCTACCGGCTCCCCGGCTCCCCGTACACCGAGATCGTCACCCTGGGCTTCCTCGCCTCCGTACTCGTTCTGATGTGGGCGGACGGCGGCGCCAGCCGACTGACCGTGATGGCGCTTCCGGCGATCCTGGCGGCGCTGGTCATCGGCTGGTACGCGGCCCGCGGCCGGATGAAGGACCCCTCGTGA
- a CDS encoding asparaginase: protein MNTPLGRTDDATRRTPAEPPAIREPRHVPLAHVVRGGAIEGVHHGSVVVLAADGRVAFQAGDIDVAFYPRSALKPVQAVALLRAGLPLDGELLSLTAASHSGQPRHLDGARRILDRAGLTEADLRNTPDLPYGAAERDAWLRDGGEPTRLAQNCSGKHAAMLLTAQLRGWPLRDYLDPAHPLQRLIAETVADLTGQGIARVSVDGCGAPLFSVSLRGLATAAGRIASGAMDTPEGRVAAALRAHPDMASGTDRDVARLMRAVPGLIAKDGFEGVQIAALPDGRAVAVKIADGADRARMPVTAAALAHCGIDPGALAEFATTPVYGGGAAVGGVHPTDVLAQPTT, encoded by the coding sequence ATGAACACCCCCCTCGGACGGACCGACGACGCGACCCGCCGCACCCCGGCCGAGCCCCCCGCCATCCGGGAACCCCGCCATGTGCCGCTCGCCCATGTGGTACGCGGCGGGGCCATCGAGGGCGTCCACCACGGCTCGGTCGTCGTCCTGGCCGCCGACGGCCGGGTCGCGTTCCAGGCCGGCGACATCGACGTGGCCTTCTACCCGCGCTCCGCGCTCAAGCCCGTCCAGGCCGTCGCCCTGCTGCGGGCCGGGCTGCCGCTGGACGGGGAGCTGCTGTCGCTCACCGCCGCCAGCCACTCCGGCCAGCCGCGCCATCTGGACGGCGCCCGCCGCATCCTCGACCGGGCCGGGCTCACCGAGGCCGACCTGCGCAACACCCCGGACCTGCCGTACGGCGCCGCCGAGCGCGACGCCTGGCTGCGCGACGGCGGCGAGCCCACCCGGCTCGCCCAGAACTGCTCCGGCAAGCACGCCGCGATGCTGCTCACCGCCCAGCTGCGCGGCTGGCCGCTGAGGGACTACCTCGACCCGGCCCATCCGCTGCAGCGGCTGATCGCCGAGACCGTGGCGGACCTCACCGGGCAGGGCATCGCCCGGGTCTCGGTCGACGGCTGCGGCGCGCCGCTGTTCTCCGTCTCCCTGCGCGGGCTCGCGACGGCCGCCGGCCGGATCGCCTCCGGCGCCATGGACACCCCCGAGGGGCGGGTCGCGGCCGCCCTGCGCGCCCATCCGGACATGGCGTCCGGCACCGACCGGGACGTGGCCCGGCTGATGCGCGCCGTACCGGGCCTGATCGCCAAGGACGGCTTCGAGGGCGTGCAGATCGCGGCGCTGCCCGACGGCCGGGCCGTCGCCGTGAAGATCGCAGACGGTGCGGACCGCGCCCGGATGCCGGTGACCGCCGCGGCGCTGGCCCACTGCGGGATCGACCCCGGCGCCCTCGCCGAGTTCGCCACCACACCGGTGTACGGCGGCGGGGCCGCCGTCGGCGGTGTGCACCCCACCGACGTCCTGGCCCAGCCCACCACCTGA
- the aspA gene encoding aspartate ammonia-lyase produces the protein MSATGHRREHDLLGDRDVPADAYWGIHTLRAGENFPITGTSISAYPHLISALAAVKEAAARANEDLGLLTSEKADAIAAACQEIRRGALHDQFIVDVIQGGAGTSTNMNANEVIANRALELLGHEKGDYAHLHPNEDVNLSQSTNDVYPTAVNVSTIIAVRELHTAMETLRQAFAAKAEEFRDVLKMGRTQLQDAVPMTLGQEFSAYAVMLEEDQSRLLEAATLVHEINLGATAIGTGLNAPEGYAEAARRHLAAITGLPLVTAANLVEATQDCGAFVHLSGVLKRIAVKLSKSCNDLRLLSSGPRAGFNEINLPPVQAGSSIMPGKVNPVIPEVVNQVAFEVIGNDVAITMAAEAGQLQLNAFEPIILHSLSESVTHLRAACLVLAERCVAGITANTERLRTSVENSIGLVTALNPYIGYGAATSIAKEALATGRGVAELVLEKGLLPADRLAEVLRPEEVAGQPSGLRS, from the coding sequence ATGAGCGCCACCGGCCATCGCCGCGAACACGACCTGCTCGGCGACCGCGACGTCCCCGCCGACGCCTACTGGGGCATCCACACCCTGCGCGCCGGCGAGAACTTCCCCATCACCGGCACCTCCATCTCCGCCTATCCGCATCTGATCAGCGCCCTGGCCGCCGTCAAGGAGGCCGCCGCCCGCGCCAACGAGGACCTCGGGCTGCTCACCTCGGAGAAGGCCGACGCCATCGCGGCCGCCTGCCAGGAGATACGCCGGGGCGCCCTGCACGACCAGTTCATCGTCGATGTGATCCAGGGCGGCGCCGGGACCTCGACCAACATGAACGCCAACGAGGTGATCGCCAACCGGGCGCTGGAACTCCTCGGCCACGAGAAGGGCGACTACGCCCACCTCCACCCCAACGAGGACGTCAACCTCAGCCAGTCCACCAACGACGTCTACCCCACCGCCGTCAACGTCTCCACGATCATCGCCGTCCGTGAGCTCCACACGGCCATGGAAACGCTGCGCCAGGCGTTCGCCGCCAAGGCCGAGGAGTTCCGCGACGTCCTGAAGATGGGGCGCACCCAGCTCCAGGACGCGGTGCCCATGACGCTGGGCCAGGAGTTCTCGGCGTACGCCGTGATGCTGGAGGAGGACCAGAGCCGACTGCTGGAGGCCGCCACCCTGGTACACGAGATCAACCTCGGCGCGACCGCCATCGGCACCGGCCTCAACGCCCCCGAGGGCTACGCCGAGGCCGCCCGCCGCCACCTCGCGGCCATCACCGGACTGCCCCTGGTCACCGCCGCCAACCTGGTGGAGGCCACACAGGACTGCGGCGCGTTCGTCCATCTGTCGGGCGTCCTCAAGCGCATCGCCGTCAAGCTCTCCAAGAGCTGCAACGACCTGCGGCTGCTCTCCTCGGGCCCGCGGGCCGGGTTCAACGAGATCAACCTGCCCCCGGTGCAGGCCGGTTCCAGCATCATGCCCGGCAAGGTCAACCCGGTGATCCCCGAGGTGGTCAACCAGGTCGCCTTCGAGGTGATCGGCAACGACGTCGCCATCACGATGGCAGCCGAGGCCGGACAGCTCCAGCTCAACGCCTTCGAGCCGATCATCCTGCACTCCCTCTCGGAGAGCGTCACCCATCTGCGCGCCGCCTGCCTGGTGCTGGCCGAGCGGTGCGTCGCGGGCATCACCGCCAACACCGAGCGGCTGCGCACCTCCGTGGAGAACTCCATCGGCCTGGTCACCGCGCTCAACCCGTACATCGGCTACGGCGCGGCCACCAGCATCGCCAAGGAGGCCCTCGCCACGGGCCGCGGCGTGGCGGAACTCGTCCTGGAGAAGGGCCTGCTGCCCGCCGACCGGCTGGCCGAGGTGCTCCGGCCGGAGGAGGTGGCCGGACAGCCCTCAGGGCTCCGTTCGTAG
- a CDS encoding GAF domain-containing protein: MRIQHPRDASPLAALSPAESARLMAVIREAALSRGRLPLPARPVIGASWDRMLRLGLDPDHGRAPRPLGLDELERRRRQTRLAEVLPTLRDGLLEAAEAAAHIMIIADAEGRILWIDGHRGVRRQADGIALVEGSHWAEDVAGTSGIGTALAVKSPVRVHSAEHFVSAFHTWSCAAAPVHDPRDGRLLGVIDVSGPAGTAHPTVLSLVTATARWAEGELRIAHSRELEGLRAVAAPLLARIRGKAVVIDQHGWIAGVTGVTPRERRLPLAKAPYDGPVWLPALGACAVEPLPGGHLLRVLDGEPAEGGGPAGWGDLLLDVRHPHHWSLTFSGPSGTWTHELSARQAEVLLVLAAHPEGRTAAQLAQDLFGDPTRTVTVRAAMSRLRGRVGAVLAHRPYRIADSVRIDVAGPDHPGELLPRSSAPAVARLRTEP; this comes from the coding sequence ATGCGTATCCAGCACCCGCGCGACGCCAGTCCCCTGGCCGCGCTGAGCCCCGCCGAATCGGCCCGTCTCATGGCGGTGATCCGCGAGGCGGCGCTGAGCCGGGGGCGGCTTCCGCTGCCCGCCCGCCCGGTGATCGGCGCCTCCTGGGACCGGATGCTGCGCCTGGGCCTCGACCCCGATCACGGCCGCGCGCCACGGCCGCTGGGCCTGGACGAACTGGAGCGCCGGAGGCGGCAGACCCGGCTGGCCGAGGTGCTGCCCACCCTGCGGGACGGACTGCTGGAGGCGGCGGAGGCGGCCGCGCACATCATGATCATCGCCGATGCGGAGGGCCGGATCCTGTGGATCGACGGCCATCGGGGGGTGCGTCGGCAGGCCGACGGCATCGCGCTCGTGGAGGGTTCGCACTGGGCCGAGGACGTCGCCGGGACCAGCGGAATCGGCACCGCGCTCGCCGTGAAGTCCCCCGTACGGGTGCATTCGGCGGAGCACTTCGTGAGCGCCTTCCACACCTGGAGCTGCGCCGCCGCCCCGGTCCACGACCCGCGCGACGGACGGCTGCTGGGCGTCATCGACGTCAGCGGCCCCGCCGGGACCGCCCATCCGACGGTGCTCTCCCTGGTCACCGCGACCGCCCGGTGGGCCGAGGGCGAACTGCGCATCGCCCACAGCCGGGAGCTGGAAGGCCTGCGCGCGGTCGCCGCGCCGCTGCTGGCACGGATCCGCGGCAAGGCCGTGGTGATCGATCAGCACGGCTGGATCGCCGGGGTGACCGGGGTGACCCCGCGCGAGCGCCGGCTGCCGCTGGCGAAGGCGCCGTACGACGGGCCGGTGTGGCTCCCGGCGCTCGGCGCGTGCGCGGTGGAGCCGCTGCCCGGCGGCCATCTGCTGCGGGTGCTGGACGGCGAGCCCGCCGAGGGGGGCGGTCCGGCCGGCTGGGGCGATCTGCTGCTGGACGTACGCCATCCGCACCACTGGTCCCTGACCTTCTCGGGCCCCTCGGGCACCTGGACCCATGAACTCAGCGCCCGCCAGGCCGAAGTGCTGCTGGTGCTCGCCGCGCACCCCGAGGGGCGCACGGCGGCCCAGCTGGCCCAGGACCTGTTCGGGGACCCGACGCGGACGGTGACCGTACGGGCCGCGATGTCCCGGCTGCGCGGACGCGTCGGGGCGGTGCTGGCGCACCGCCCCTACCGCATCGCCGACAGCGTCCGCATCGACGTGGCAGGCCCGGACCACCCCGGCGAACTGCTCCCCCGCAGCTCGGCCCCGGCGGTCGCGCGGCTACGAACGGAGCCCTGA
- a CDS encoding SpoIIE family protein phosphatase: MTRPDTPRDEWSVRSGDLLGEGATAKATVDEHGIVTQWNEAARGLLGYRPAEIVGRPVAELLQDSSSARAEVPAALRSPSPPARLNGRVTLLRRDGSTVRLGLLAHRRTSSAGAPEWLIISAVPRAGDAAGDEELMRRSFLQGPCTMAVCDTGLRLRWANHDLERVMGLEQAEMRGLRIPEILPGPESESAERTMRRALETGEGQRLELATPMPGHPRPLAWSAVVAPLLDGEGRTAAVMLSAHDTTAQLTARQRLTLLNEASVRIGGTLDIDRTAQELADVAVPALADFVTVDLLPAVHDGGEPRPGPPGGHVLLRRVACRSVFAGCPEAVLEPGQVAAYPEFSPAAECLKAERAMLNRVTDPAVARWADEAPERAAMIRRFGLHSTMAVPMRARGTTLGVATFSRHRRPEPFEQDDLLLAEEMTARAAVCVDNARRYTHERHTALALQRSLLPRTLPPSAAVEVASSYRPADSRSGVGGDWFDVIRLSGARVALVVGDVVGHGVRASAAMGRLRTAVRTLADVDLAPDELLTHLDDLINHLSEETENDDGGADPAEAVDSAEAVGVTNAQVGATCLYAVYDPVSRRCSLARAGHPPPVLVTPDGTATLLDLPGGPPLGLGSLPFEKAELELPEGSLLALYTDGLIESRDRDVDRAIDTLRATLARPAAALDGLCQAVLTELLPGHPTDDIALLLARTRGLDADSVATWQLPDDPAVVARARREAAERLAAWGLEEAAFTMEVVVSELVTNAIRHATPPIGLRLIRDRALICEVSDGSATAPHLRRARAFDEGGRGLLLVAQLTESWGTRQTATGKTIWAELAMPAP; encoded by the coding sequence ATGACGCGACCGGACACCCCGCGGGACGAGTGGTCCGTCCGGTCGGGCGATCTCCTCGGCGAGGGGGCCACCGCCAAGGCCACGGTCGACGAGCACGGCATCGTCACCCAGTGGAACGAGGCGGCCCGCGGGCTGCTCGGCTACCGCCCCGCCGAGATCGTGGGCAGGCCCGTGGCCGAGCTGCTCCAGGACTCCTCGTCCGCCCGCGCCGAGGTGCCGGCCGCGCTCCGCTCCCCCTCCCCGCCGGCCCGGCTGAACGGGCGGGTCACGCTGCTGCGCCGCGATGGCTCCACCGTGCGGCTGGGGCTGCTGGCGCACCGCCGCACCTCGTCCGCCGGGGCCCCCGAGTGGCTGATCATCTCCGCCGTGCCGCGCGCCGGGGACGCCGCGGGGGACGAGGAGTTGATGCGGCGCTCCTTCCTCCAGGGCCCTTGCACGATGGCGGTCTGCGACACCGGGCTGCGGCTGCGCTGGGCCAACCACGACCTGGAACGGGTGATGGGCCTGGAGCAGGCGGAGATGCGGGGGCTGCGGATCCCGGAGATCCTGCCCGGCCCCGAATCCGAGTCGGCCGAGCGGACGATGCGGCGGGCGCTGGAGACGGGCGAGGGGCAGCGGCTGGAGCTGGCCACGCCCATGCCCGGCCATCCCCGCCCGCTCGCCTGGTCCGCCGTCGTCGCCCCGCTGCTGGACGGCGAGGGCCGGACGGCGGCCGTGATGCTGTCCGCGCACGACACGACCGCCCAGCTGACCGCCCGGCAGCGGCTGACCCTGCTCAACGAGGCCAGTGTGCGGATCGGCGGCACCCTGGACATCGACCGGACCGCGCAGGAGCTGGCCGATGTGGCCGTCCCGGCACTCGCCGACTTCGTGACGGTCGATCTGCTGCCCGCGGTGCACGACGGCGGCGAACCGCGCCCCGGCCCGCCGGGCGGCCATGTGCTGCTGCGCCGGGTCGCCTGCCGGTCGGTCTTCGCGGGCTGCCCGGAGGCCGTGCTGGAGCCGGGGCAGGTGGCCGCCTACCCCGAGTTCTCCCCCGCGGCCGAGTGTCTGAAGGCCGAGCGGGCGATGCTGAACCGGGTCACCGACCCCGCCGTCGCCCGGTGGGCCGACGAGGCACCGGAGCGGGCCGCCATGATCCGCCGGTTCGGGCTCCATTCGACGATGGCCGTTCCGATGCGGGCCCGCGGCACCACCCTCGGCGTGGCCACGTTCTCCCGGCATCGCCGCCCCGAGCCGTTCGAGCAGGACGATCTGCTGCTCGCCGAGGAGATGACGGCCAGGGCCGCCGTCTGCGTCGACAACGCCCGGCGGTACACCCACGAGCGGCACACCGCGCTGGCCCTGCAGCGCAGTCTGCTGCCGCGCACCCTGCCCCCGAGCGCCGCGGTGGAGGTCGCCTCCAGCTACCGTCCGGCCGACTCCCGGTCCGGGGTGGGCGGCGACTGGTTCGACGTCATCCGGCTGTCGGGCGCCCGGGTCGCCCTGGTCGTCGGCGATGTGGTGGGCCATGGCGTACGGGCGTCAGCGGCCATGGGGCGGCTGCGGACGGCGGTGCGCACCCTCGCCGACGTCGATCTCGCCCCCGATGAGCTGCTCACCCATCTGGACGATCTGATCAACCATCTGTCGGAGGAGACGGAGAACGACGACGGTGGTGCGGACCCGGCGGAGGCCGTGGACTCGGCGGAGGCCGTGGGGGTGACCAACGCGCAGGTCGGCGCCACCTGTCTGTACGCCGTCTACGACCCGGTCTCCCGCCGCTGCTCGCTGGCCCGGGCCGGGCATCCGCCGCCCGTGCTGGTGACGCCCGACGGCACCGCCACCCTGCTCGACCTGCCCGGCGGGCCACCGCTGGGGCTGGGGAGCCTGCCGTTCGAGAAGGCCGAGCTCGAACTGCCCGAGGGCAGCCTGCTGGCCCTCTACACCGACGGTCTGATCGAGTCCCGCGACCGGGACGTCGACAGGGCGATCGACACCCTGCGCGCCACCCTCGCCCGGCCCGCCGCCGCCCTGGACGGCCTCTGCCAGGCGGTGTTGACCGAGCTCCTGCCGGGCCACCCCACCGACGACATCGCCCTGCTCCTGGCCCGCACCCGGGGGCTGGACGCGGACAGCGTGGCCACCTGGCAGCTGCCGGACGACCCGGCCGTGGTGGCCCGGGCCCGCCGGGAGGCCGCCGAACGGCTGGCCGCGTGGGGGCTCGAAGAGGCCGCCTTCACCATGGAGGTGGTGGTCAGCGAGCTGGTCACCAACGCCATCCGGCACGCCACCCCGCCCATCGGGCTGCGGCTGATCCGTGACCGGGCCCTGATCTGCGAGGTTTCCGACGGCAGCGCCACCGCACCGCATCTGCGCCGCGCCCGCGCCTTCGACGAGGGCGGCCGCGGACTGCTGCTGGTGGCCCAGCTCACCGAGAGCTGGGGCACCCGGCAGACCGCCACGGGCAAGACCATCTGGGCCGAACTGGCCATGCCCGCCCCGTAG
- a CDS encoding DUF5133 domain-containing protein, with protein sequence MLMAHPVVLQNLIEQYETLRTLHADSGGTEVRQRMDDLAYTLCVSTGTRDVDAALIAARHRLPGARVEDDSALTAGAGAPGA encoded by the coding sequence GTGCTGATGGCCCACCCGGTCGTACTTCAGAACCTCATCGAGCAGTACGAGACGCTGCGGACGCTGCACGCCGACTCGGGCGGCACCGAGGTACGGCAGCGGATGGACGACCTCGCCTACACCCTGTGCGTCTCCACCGGGACGCGGGACGTGGACGCCGCCCTCATCGCCGCCCGGCACCGGCTGCCCGGCGCGCGGGTGGAGGACGACTCGGCCCTCACGGCCGGGGCGGGGGCACCGGGCGCCTGA
- a CDS encoding FAD-dependent oxidoreductase, producing the protein MTELPGAPESYWMATAPPGTPHPALTEDLEVDVAVIGAGIAGLSTAWELARAGHRVAVLEAGRIAAGVTGHTTAKLTALHSLIYDRLRRTRGPEGARMYARSQSEAVERAVAIAAELGVDCDLERVPAFTYTEDPARADTVRAEAEAASEAGLPASYVTETGLPFPVAGAVRVEGAAQFHPRAYLLGLAEDLRARGGRIHEHTRATGLEEGTPCRVTTEGGAVVTAGDVVIATHYPVFDRALLFARLSPRRELVVAGPLPADRDPRGAYITPDQRTRSVRTAPYGDGRRLLIVTGESFTPGTGDTAERFERLADWTRERFPGVEITHRWAAQDNDPTDTVPLIGPFHPGARHTYVATGFAGWGLSGGIMAGRLLTALIGGERPEWAGLYDPRRLGTALREAPALLGHQFHVGKHFVGDRLSTPGADSVDRIAPGTGAVVRLDGRRRAVYRDEDGTAHAVSARCTHLGCLVAFNTAERAWECPCHGSRFGTDGRVLQGPANQPLERHDI; encoded by the coding sequence ATGACGGAACTTCCCGGCGCGCCCGAGTCGTACTGGATGGCCACCGCCCCGCCCGGCACCCCCCACCCGGCCCTCACCGAGGACCTGGAGGTCGATGTCGCCGTGATCGGCGCCGGGATCGCGGGGCTGAGCACCGCGTGGGAGCTGGCCCGGGCCGGGCACCGGGTGGCGGTGCTGGAGGCGGGCCGGATCGCGGCGGGTGTCACCGGCCACACCACGGCCAAGCTCACGGCGCTGCATTCGCTCATCTACGACCGGCTGCGGCGCACCCGCGGGCCGGAGGGCGCGCGGATGTACGCGCGGTCGCAGTCCGAGGCCGTCGAGCGGGCGGTGGCGATCGCGGCCGAGCTCGGTGTCGACTGCGATCTGGAGCGCGTCCCGGCCTTCACCTACACCGAGGACCCGGCGCGCGCGGACACCGTGCGCGCCGAGGCGGAGGCCGCGAGCGAGGCGGGGCTGCCCGCCTCGTATGTGACGGAGACCGGGCTGCCCTTCCCGGTCGCGGGCGCGGTCCGGGTCGAGGGAGCGGCGCAGTTCCATCCGCGCGCCTATCTCCTCGGGCTGGCCGAGGATCTGCGCGCCCGAGGCGGCCGGATCCATGAGCACACCCGCGCCACCGGCTTGGAGGAGGGCACCCCCTGCCGGGTCACCACGGAGGGCGGGGCGGTGGTGACGGCGGGGGACGTGGTGATCGCCACCCACTACCCGGTGTTCGACCGGGCGCTGCTGTTCGCCCGGCTCTCGCCGCGCCGCGAACTCGTCGTGGCCGGTCCCCTTCCCGCCGACCGGGATCCGCGGGGCGCGTACATCACCCCGGACCAGCGCACCCGGTCGGTGCGCACCGCGCCGTACGGCGACGGGCGGCGGCTGCTGATCGTGACCGGGGAGAGCTTCACCCCCGGCACCGGGGACACCGCCGAGCGCTTCGAGCGGCTGGCGGACTGGACCCGGGAGCGGTTCCCCGGCGTGGAGATCACCCACCGCTGGGCCGCGCAGGACAACGACCCGACCGACACCGTGCCGCTGATCGGCCCCTTCCACCCCGGCGCGCGCCACACCTATGTCGCGACGGGCTTCGCGGGCTGGGGCCTGAGCGGCGGCATCATGGCGGGCCGGCTGCTCACCGCGCTCATCGGCGGTGAGCGGCCGGAGTGGGCCGGGCTGTACGACCCCCGGCGGCTGGGGACCGCGCTGCGCGAGGCCCCGGCGCTGCTCGGCCACCAGTTCCACGTCGGGAAGCATTTCGTCGGCGACCGGCTGAGCACCCCGGGCGCCGACTCGGTCGACCGGATCGCCCCGGGCACCGGGGCCGTGGTCCGCCTGGACGGGCGGCGCCGCGCCGTCTACCGGGACGAGGACGGCACAGCTCACGCGGTCTCGGCCCGGTGCACCCATCTGGGCTGTCTCGTGGCGTTCAACACCGCCGAGCGGGCCTGGGAGTGCCCCTGCCACGGCTCCCGCTTCGGCACCGACGGCCGGGTGCTCCAGGGCCCGGCCAACCAGCCCCTGGAGCGGCACGACATCTGA
- a CDS encoding serine hydrolase domain-containing protein: MSAHPLPTSTPAAEGVDARGVHAFLDAVEGAPDIEPHSLMILRHGRLVASGWWAPYTAERPHLLYSLSKSFTSTAAGLAAADGLLDLDAPVISYFPEFEAEITDPGSRAMLVRDVASMASGHLEETLERAFGLDPEEPVRGFLRLPPDRAPGTVFAYNQPATYTLAAIVQRVTGQSLTEYLRPRLFDPLGIGETAWLQVPAGRDLGFSGLFAATDAIARLGLLYLRGGEWEGERLLPASWVEDATRLWIPTEEPMAGGSGPDWRRGYGLQFWMSRHGYRGDGAYGQFCLVLPEHDVVIATTADTERMQAVLDAVWEHLLPAFGDAPLTGREDEDAALERRLSRLALPPPAAKPAPLSDPGAWSGAEFTPEGGVCADQPTLTGVTVAEDGSGGWAVSLAERASRLDLGFDGAGWRVHTGPEAPVPTAVSGGWTDPDTLTVDIAFLETPHHLVVTCSLADRVFTARWRTTPLHRGPLHAMRAPGPR; encoded by the coding sequence ATGAGTGCTCATCCGCTGCCCACCAGCACCCCCGCCGCCGAGGGCGTGGACGCGCGGGGCGTCCACGCCTTCCTCGACGCCGTCGAGGGCGCGCCGGACATCGAGCCGCACAGTCTGATGATCCTGCGCCACGGCCGGCTGGTCGCCTCCGGCTGGTGGGCGCCGTACACCGCCGAGCGGCCGCATCTGCTCTACTCCCTCAGCAAGAGCTTCACCTCCACGGCGGCGGGGCTGGCCGCCGCCGACGGTCTGCTGGACCTCGACGCCCCCGTGATCTCGTACTTCCCCGAGTTCGAGGCGGAGATCACCGACCCGGGCAGTCGCGCCATGCTCGTACGCGATGTCGCGTCGATGGCCAGCGGACACCTCGAGGAGACGCTGGAGCGGGCGTTCGGGCTGGATCCGGAGGAGCCCGTGCGCGGCTTCCTGCGACTGCCGCCGGATCGCGCGCCGGGCACCGTCTTCGCGTACAACCAGCCCGCCACGTACACGCTCGCCGCGATCGTCCAGCGGGTCACCGGGCAGTCGCTGACGGAGTACCTGCGGCCTCGCCTGTTCGATCCGCTGGGCATCGGCGAGACGGCCTGGCTGCAGGTGCCGGCCGGGCGCGACCTCGGCTTCAGCGGGCTGTTCGCGGCCACCGACGCGATCGCCCGGCTGGGGCTGCTGTATCTGCGCGGCGGTGAGTGGGAGGGCGAGCGGCTGCTTCCGGCCTCCTGGGTCGAGGACGCGACCCGGCTGTGGATCCCGACCGAGGAGCCCATGGCGGGCGGCTCTGGGCCGGACTGGCGGCGTGGGTACGGGCTCCAGTTCTGGATGTCCCGGCACGGGTACCGGGGCGACGGGGCGTACGGGCAGTTCTGCCTGGTGCTGCCCGAGCACGATGTGGTGATCGCCACGACGGCGGACACCGAGCGGATGCAGGCCGTCCTGGACGCGGTCTGGGAACATCTGCTGCCCGCGTTCGGCGACGCGCCGCTCACCGGCCGCGAGGACGAGGACGCCGCGCTGGAGCGGCGGCTGTCCCGGCTCGCCCTGCCTCCGCCGGCGGCGAAGCCCGCGCCGCTCTCGGACCCCGGCGCCTGGTCGGGCGCGGAGTTCACCCCCGAAGGCGGCGTCTGCGCGGACCAGCCGACCCTGACCGGGGTCACCGTGGCCGAGGACGGCTCCGGCGGCTGGGCCGTCTCGCTGGCCGAGCGGGCGTCCCGGCTGGACCTGGGGTTCGACGGCGCGGGGTGGCGGGTGCACACCGGGCCGGAGGCGCCCGTTCCGACGGCGGTGAGCGGGGGCTGGACGGACCCGGACACGCTGACCGTGGACATCGCGTTCCTGGAGACCCCACACCACCTGGTGGTCACCTGCTCCCTCGCCGACCGCGTCTTCACCGCGCGGTGGCGCACCACGCCGCTGCACCGCGGACCGCTGCACGCCATGCGCGCACCGGGGCCGCGTTGA